Proteins from one Cystobacter ferrugineus genomic window:
- a CDS encoding DUF6895 family protein, with translation MPGTDGTLDVPPPGAPERALTAFLALTPGTDDASRALRALTLHMLEGHAPRTFAHWELGPVLGAAVDALAEVPLALPEGLAPDDGMARVDAWFVRHERSLPNRRLEPAALRAYLEHLDNEGYGLHAWLLGEMVATCGMDVRLPIPERVFRDLSRVMDLYWLTHRYLLDSRYLRAPVRAPDAAAWTEELRVATPWVLEQGNADLAGEVAFCLQCVGESRGGPHAALLTFLAERQRPEGDMEGNAHATATALLAFAGARERAPAASPSSS, from the coding sequence ATGCCCGGGACTGATGGCACCCTGGACGTGCCACCACCGGGAGCGCCCGAGCGCGCGCTCACCGCGTTCCTCGCCCTGACCCCGGGCACGGACGATGCCTCACGCGCCCTGCGGGCGCTGACGCTGCACATGCTGGAGGGCCATGCGCCCCGGACCTTCGCGCACTGGGAGTTGGGTCCGGTGCTGGGCGCGGCGGTGGACGCGCTGGCCGAGGTGCCGCTCGCGCTGCCCGAGGGACTGGCTCCCGACGACGGCATGGCGCGCGTGGACGCGTGGTTCGTGCGTCACGAGCGGAGCCTGCCGAACCGGCGCCTGGAGCCCGCGGCCCTCCGGGCCTATCTCGAGCACCTGGACAACGAGGGGTACGGACTCCATGCGTGGCTGTTGGGGGAAATGGTGGCCACGTGCGGCATGGACGTGCGTCTGCCCATCCCCGAGCGTGTGTTCCGCGACCTGTCGCGCGTGATGGACCTCTACTGGCTCACGCACCGCTACCTGCTGGACAGCCGCTACCTCCGCGCGCCCGTGCGCGCGCCCGACGCGGCGGCGTGGACGGAAGAGCTGCGCGTGGCCACGCCGTGGGTGCTCGAGCAGGGCAACGCGGACCTGGCGGGCGAAGTGGCCTTCTGCCTGCAGTGCGTGGGCGAGTCCCGAGGAGGCCCGCACGCGGCGCTGCTGACGTTCCTCGCCGAGAGGCAACGGCCCGAGGGCGACATGGAGGGGAATGCGCATGCCACCGCGACCGCCCTGCTCGCCTTCGCGGGCGCGCGGGAGCGTGCCCCCGCGGCGAGCCCGTCATCGTCATGA
- a CDS encoding endo alpha-1,4 polygalactosaminidase produces the protein MSILSRAAPLVLGLVLGCSGQSFPSDGSSGADAASDISAVDAGASPTDAGTPTSWWRPTPAAPIHWHWQLSQDFSFPRDVLPHKTVYDLDGELTSAETVAKLHALGPDVVVICYFDAGVYEDYRSDKERFPASVIGNPDEGWDGSYWLDIRQMDILLPIMKDRMINWCKNKGFDAIEPDETEVWSNDSGFPITKAQNNAYNKAIAELAHSLGMSVGLKGNNTEAPELVNYFDWALTEQCWEFDECALFKNSFIAQGKAVFNVEYNTDPNCTRANQWHINSSRRDLELVGPTASDYLYQPCVPDTQDTW, from the coding sequence GTGTCGATACTTTCAAGGGCCGCCCCTCTCGTTCTTGGTCTCGTGCTCGGCTGTAGTGGTCAGAGCTTCCCCTCCGATGGAAGCAGCGGAGCGGATGCGGCGAGTGACATCTCCGCCGTCGATGCGGGGGCATCCCCCACCGATGCCGGAACTCCGACGAGCTGGTGGCGCCCGACTCCCGCGGCGCCCATTCACTGGCACTGGCAACTCTCCCAGGACTTCTCCTTCCCGCGCGACGTGCTGCCCCACAAGACGGTCTATGACCTCGACGGTGAGCTGACGTCGGCCGAAACGGTGGCGAAGCTCCACGCCCTCGGACCGGACGTCGTGGTGATCTGCTACTTCGACGCGGGGGTCTACGAGGACTACCGGTCGGACAAGGAGCGCTTCCCGGCGTCCGTGATTGGCAACCCGGATGAGGGCTGGGACGGCTCGTACTGGCTCGACATCCGCCAGATGGACATCCTCCTTCCGATCATGAAGGACCGGATGATCAACTGGTGCAAGAACAAGGGCTTCGATGCCATCGAGCCGGATGAGACGGAGGTCTGGAGCAACGACTCGGGATTCCCCATCACCAAGGCCCAGAACAACGCCTACAACAAGGCGATCGCGGAACTCGCCCACTCGCTCGGAATGTCGGTGGGACTCAAGGGCAACAACACCGAAGCACCCGAGCTGGTGAACTACTTCGACTGGGCCCTGACCGAGCAGTGCTGGGAGTTCGACGAGTGCGCCCTCTTCAAGAACAGCTTCATCGCGCAGGGCAAGGCGGTCTTCAACGTGGAGTACAACACCGACCCGAACTGCACCCGCGCGAATCAATGGCACATCAACTCGAGCCGTCGCGACCTCGAGCTCGTGGGACCGACCGCGAGTGACTACCTCTACCAGCCTTGCGTCCCCGACACCCAGGACACCTGGTGA